CAGCGGCTAACGTTGGCACGTATGGAAGCACCGCACAGCCCGGCGGCTGAGACCGCTCACCAGCCCGCCGCCCGTCTCACCCTCACCTCGCCGGAGCAGACGCAGGAGCTGGGCCGCCGGCTCGCGAAACTGCTGCGGCCCGGTGACCTCGTGCTGCTCACCGGCGAGCTCGGTGCCGGCAAGACGACCCTGGCGCGCGGGCTCGGTGAGGGCCTCGGTGTCCGCGGCGCCGTCACCTCGCCGACCTTCGTGATCGCCCGGGTGCACCCGTCCCTGGTGGGCGGACCCGCGCTGGTGCACGTGGACGCGTACCGGCTGGGTGGCGGGCTGGACGAGATGGAGGACCTCGACCTCGACGTGTCGCTGCCGGAGTCGGTGGTCGTCGTGGAGTGGGGGGACGGCAAGGTCGAGGACCTCTCGGAGGACCGGCTGCATGTCGTCATCCACCGGGTCGTGGGCAACACGGACGACGACCGCCGCCGGATCACGCTCACCGGCGTGGGTCCGCGCTGGGCGGACGCCGGGCTGGCGGGGCTCACCGCCTGACCCCCCGCCGGCTGCCGGGCAGCCCCGGCGTCCGGTCCACGGGCGTCGCCTGATCCGCCCCGCGGGTACGTTCCGACAAGATGTCGGCAAGGTGTTGCATCCGCTGCTCCGGGCATGGTCACATGGAGGCAAGTACGCGGTTAGGTCTGCCTAACCGCGCCTGCCCCCGGACCACCAGGAGGCATCCATGTCGGCGTCCGAGCACACGGCCGAGCACACGGCGGAGTCACCGCCGAACCCGTCGCCCCGGCCGTCGCCGGCGGCGTTCTCCATGCGTGATCTGCTGGCCTCGTGCGCGGCGGCCAGCGCGGTCTCCACCCCGCCGGGCGACCGCGGCGGAGCCGCCCGGTCCGGGGAGCCCGTCCCCGAGGAGCAGGAACCCCGCCGCGACGCCGCGTAGTCCCTTCGGGTGAAGTCCACTTCCCGGGGCCCGCCGCCGGGGTCTCCCGTCGGTGCCTGCCGTGCGGACCTGCCTCCGGGCCGTACGCCCGGGTCCGCCGTCCGGCCCGCCCCGGGGCCTTGCACCCGTCGCTGCCGAGCGCGCCCGCGTCCGCCGCGCGCCCGCGCCTGCTTCGGCTACGGCTACGGGACGACGACGACCTTCGAGCCGATCGTCGCGAACGTCCACATGGCGTCGCCATCGGCCCGCTTCATCCGTACGCCGCCGGTCTTCGTGCCCGGGACCGGGCTCGACATCG
The Streptomyces tirandamycinicus DNA segment above includes these coding regions:
- the tsaE gene encoding tRNA (adenosine(37)-N6)-threonylcarbamoyltransferase complex ATPase subunit type 1 TsaE, translating into MEAPHSPAAETAHQPAARLTLTSPEQTQELGRRLAKLLRPGDLVLLTGELGAGKTTLARGLGEGLGVRGAVTSPTFVIARVHPSLVGGPALVHVDAYRLGGGLDEMEDLDLDVSLPESVVVVEWGDGKVEDLSEDRLHVVIHRVVGNTDDDRRRITLTGVGPRWADAGLAGLTA